The following are from one region of the Roseimicrobium gellanilyticum genome:
- a CDS encoding basic secretory protein-like protein: MQYRTQPFQFFVTLVAASLWGMVSAQQPFTVTVDYSQAPSCQTFAEKSKTLVEEWYPKLTKILFGDNHALPYPEVKLIFKPMKGVAGTVNNEITISEDWVTKKAPDDYGMVVHELTHVVQNYKGKGEWWLMEGIADYTRDRHFEPGRRKHRIDRAKNSYKQGYGIAATFLIWLEDVKTKDKDLVRKLNTACHDGTYSAEKFKELCGADADSLWQEFLTTLAK, encoded by the coding sequence ATGCAATACCGCACTCAGCCCTTCCAGTTTTTTGTCACTCTTGTCGCGGCATCTCTGTGGGGAATGGTCTCTGCACAGCAGCCCTTCACCGTCACCGTGGACTACAGTCAGGCACCATCGTGCCAGACCTTCGCGGAGAAGTCGAAGACCCTCGTGGAGGAGTGGTATCCGAAGCTCACCAAAATCCTCTTCGGCGACAATCACGCTCTACCCTATCCCGAAGTGAAGCTCATCTTCAAGCCGATGAAGGGTGTGGCGGGTACGGTGAACAATGAGATCACCATCTCTGAGGATTGGGTCACCAAGAAAGCCCCCGATGACTACGGCATGGTCGTTCATGAACTCACGCATGTAGTGCAAAACTACAAGGGCAAGGGCGAGTGGTGGCTCATGGAGGGTATCGCGGACTATACGCGCGACCGGCATTTCGAGCCCGGCAGGCGCAAGCATCGCATCGACCGCGCGAAGAACAGCTACAAACAGGGCTACGGCATTGCGGCGACCTTCCTCATCTGGCTGGAGGATGTGAAGACCAAAGACAAGGACCTTGTACGCAAGCTGAATACCGCCTGCCATGATGGTACTTACAGCGCGGAGAAGTTCAAGGAACTCTGCGGCGCGGATGCCGACTCCCTTTGGCAGGAGTTCCTCACCACCCTGGCCAAATAG
- a CDS encoding trimeric intracellular cation channel family protein, whose amino-acid sequence MPPWLEHFAVAVCAISGVLAAAGRGVDLFGVLVLALVTAVGGGTIRDVCLGAEPVFWIQNPSVTVTALLTALATFVVARFWRMPLRALLVADAVGLAMFTIVGAEKSLQYQESGIIAVILGVITGVAGGIIRDVLCRELPLVFRQETFLYATAATIGSVAYVLLYRFAPSVPMPGLIGMIVILLLRLAAIVWKWRLPVFDSRT is encoded by the coding sequence ATGCCACCCTGGCTCGAACATTTCGCCGTTGCCGTATGCGCCATCTCCGGCGTGCTCGCAGCAGCCGGGCGTGGCGTGGATCTCTTTGGCGTGCTGGTGCTGGCACTCGTGACGGCGGTGGGCGGTGGCACCATCCGCGATGTCTGCCTGGGAGCCGAACCCGTGTTCTGGATTCAGAATCCCTCTGTCACGGTCACCGCCTTGCTGACAGCACTCGCTACCTTCGTGGTGGCACGATTCTGGCGCATGCCCCTGCGCGCCTTGCTGGTCGCCGACGCCGTCGGCCTGGCAATGTTCACCATCGTAGGCGCAGAGAAGTCACTGCAGTATCAGGAGTCGGGTATCATCGCCGTGATTCTCGGTGTCATCACCGGCGTGGCTGGCGGGATCATTCGCGATGTTTTGTGCCGCGAACTGCCGCTCGTCTTCCGTCAGGAAACGTTTCTGTACGCCACGGCCGCCACGATTGGGTCGGTTGCTTATGTGTTGCTGTACCGATTCGCGCCTTCCGTGCCCATGCCAGGATTGATCGGCATGATCGTGATCCTGCTGCTACGCCTCGCGGCCATTGTCTGGAAATGGCGGCTTCCTGTCTTTGACTCCCGCACCTGA
- a CDS encoding metallophosphoesterase family protein produces the protein MKRRHFLASATTGIAAISQAASAQTPATPAQTAPPSPAGDALATTPPVVMAPRADGAEIVWGISRHARGWVEVKQDAEVKRFGGNAFGFSTQGTKGLRVRLHDFAPGTTHTYRTVTESMTEPAVREESPWRTLRTLAPKAEETHFLVWNDTHQNKETITRLHAASPDSADFLLWNGDICNDWHKEEQIIPTLLHPAGTDFTAQRPLFFVWGNHDLRGQYGYQLADHAAAPEGHSYYAFRSGPVAVVCLNTGEDKDDDHPSFKGRVACEPLRREQAAWLRSHVLTTPELRDAPYRVVFCHIPLRWLNESEEGRTYDAFSRRSRDLWHEALVEWKAQIVVSGHTHEHAWLPQSPERPYAQLVGGGPKPDAATFTEAHANGSRLQFTMRNLQGEVLRQHEFAPLRTT, from the coding sequence ATGAAGCGTCGCCATTTCCTCGCCTCGGCCACCACCGGCATCGCCGCCATCTCGCAGGCGGCCTCTGCACAGACCCCAGCCACTCCTGCTCAAACCGCCCCACCTTCTCCCGCTGGTGATGCACTGGCCACCACGCCTCCCGTGGTCATGGCGCCACGCGCCGATGGCGCGGAAATTGTATGGGGCATCTCACGCCATGCACGTGGCTGGGTGGAAGTGAAGCAGGACGCTGAGGTGAAGCGCTTCGGCGGAAATGCCTTCGGCTTCTCCACGCAAGGCACCAAGGGGCTGCGCGTACGCCTTCACGATTTCGCCCCTGGCACGACGCATACATATCGTACCGTCACCGAGTCCATGACCGAACCGGCTGTGCGTGAAGAAAGCCCATGGCGCACGCTCCGCACGTTGGCACCCAAGGCTGAGGAGACGCACTTCCTCGTGTGGAATGACACGCATCAGAACAAGGAGACCATCACGAGACTGCACGCTGCATCCCCTGATTCCGCAGACTTCCTTTTGTGGAATGGGGACATCTGCAACGACTGGCACAAGGAGGAACAAATCATCCCCACGCTGCTGCATCCCGCCGGCACAGATTTCACTGCACAACGTCCGCTCTTCTTTGTCTGGGGAAATCATGACCTGCGGGGACAATATGGATACCAACTCGCGGATCACGCCGCAGCACCGGAAGGACATTCCTACTATGCCTTCCGCAGCGGACCCGTGGCTGTGGTCTGCCTGAATACCGGCGAAGACAAGGATGATGACCACCCCAGCTTCAAGGGACGGGTGGCGTGCGAACCGCTGCGCCGTGAGCAAGCGGCGTGGTTGCGGTCTCATGTCCTGACGACTCCGGAGCTGCGTGACGCCCCCTACCGTGTCGTGTTCTGCCACATCCCGCTGCGCTGGCTGAATGAGAGTGAAGAAGGACGCACCTACGATGCCTTCAGTCGCAGAAGCCGCGACCTCTGGCATGAGGCACTCGTGGAGTGGAAAGCACAGATCGTCGTCTCCGGGCACACACATGAACACGCATGGCTGCCGCAGTCACCAGAGCGACCATACGCTCAACTGGTCGGAGGCGGGCCAAAGCCCGATGCCGCCACCTTCACCGAAGCGCACGCGAACGGTTCCCGGCTCCAGTTCACCATGCGCAATCTTCAGGGAGAAGTGCTCCGGCAGCATGAGTTCGCCCCGCTCCGCACCACCTGA
- a CDS encoding DUF3472 domain-containing protein, protein MKLCHSLRSLPVFLLTFGSLMTSMPVVADENGKAVEPNAACSIHLGWPAPAAEWFYLEGRVETSTAGSYFMVCGWNTGYFGVQELGKGRKVGIFSVWDPTKGDNPEAVKLEDRVEILAQGKDVKVSRFGGEGTGGKSMTDFPWEIGETLRCVVQARVEGEKTAYTGWLWQPKEKAWKLMATFRVHTGGKPLSGLYSFVEDFRRDGKSVHEVRRAVFGNGWVRTVEGQTQPLTKARFTHSKAPTEAGELIDAGHAPGGLYLQNGGDTKKSVSPGTVLEMKDAPKTPPADLPVELNQ, encoded by the coding sequence ATGAAGCTCTGTCACTCACTTCGATCCCTGCCCGTGTTTCTTCTGACCTTCGGTAGTCTCATGACTTCCATGCCTGTCGTGGCGGATGAGAATGGGAAAGCCGTCGAACCCAATGCCGCGTGCTCCATCCACCTAGGTTGGCCCGCACCTGCTGCTGAGTGGTTCTATCTGGAGGGTCGAGTGGAGACGAGCACGGCAGGCAGCTACTTCATGGTATGCGGATGGAACACGGGATACTTTGGCGTCCAGGAACTCGGCAAAGGGCGCAAGGTCGGCATCTTCTCCGTGTGGGATCCCACCAAGGGAGACAACCCCGAAGCCGTGAAGCTGGAAGACCGCGTGGAGATTCTCGCGCAAGGCAAGGACGTGAAGGTATCGAGGTTCGGTGGTGAAGGCACGGGTGGCAAGAGCATGACAGACTTCCCCTGGGAGATTGGCGAGACCCTTCGCTGCGTCGTACAAGCGCGTGTCGAGGGTGAAAAAACTGCGTACACAGGCTGGCTCTGGCAGCCCAAGGAAAAGGCCTGGAAACTCATGGCCACCTTCCGAGTTCACACAGGAGGCAAGCCACTCTCTGGTCTGTATTCCTTCGTGGAGGACTTCCGTCGCGATGGCAAAAGTGTCCATGAAGTGCGTCGCGCTGTGTTTGGCAACGGCTGGGTGCGAACCGTGGAAGGCCAGACGCAGCCTTTGACGAAGGCACGCTTCACCCATAGCAAGGCCCCCACCGAGGCGGGCGAGCTTATCGATGCGGGCCATGCCCCGGGTGGGCTCTACCTGCAGAATGGTGGAGACACCAAGAAGTCCGTATCTCCTGGAACCGTGCTCGAGATGAAAGATGCACCGAAGACGCCACCGGCGGATCTGCCTGTTGAACTCAACCAATGA
- a CDS encoding L-serine ammonia-lyase codes for MSLSVVELFTIGIGPSSSHTVGPMRAGARFVERLRKAELLDRVARVEAHLYGSLALTGKGHGTDKAVLLGLEGELPESVDIDSVPVRLERIRQTHCLHLGGTREIPFEEKRDLLFHRLESLPEHPNGLRFFAYDGSGTELLSRTYYSIGGGFVVNEGDARRDTLNADQRALSFPYKTGDDLLRMGKDSGLSISEMTLRNESAWRSEQETRASLLKVWHAMQGCVERGCHAEGTLPGGLKVQRRAPGLYRELTSKPEVALQDPLTALDWVSLWAMAVNEENAAGGRVVTAPTNGAAGILPATMHYLCRVLRVTDEDKIVRFLLTAGAIGLLYKLNASISGAEVGCQGEVGVACSMAAAALCEAQGGTVPQVENAAEIGMEHNLGLTCDPVGGLVQVPCIERNAMGAVKAIHAARLALHGDGTHRVSLDKVIATMRQTGADMSTKYKETSRGGLAVNVTEC; via the coding sequence ATGAGCCTCTCCGTCGTCGAACTCTTCACCATCGGCATCGGACCGAGCAGCTCGCACACGGTCGGGCCCATGCGTGCCGGAGCGCGATTCGTGGAGCGACTTCGCAAGGCGGAGCTGCTGGATCGCGTGGCACGCGTGGAGGCCCATCTCTACGGCTCTCTGGCCCTGACTGGAAAAGGGCATGGCACGGACAAGGCGGTGCTGCTCGGCCTCGAAGGCGAGCTGCCGGAGAGTGTGGATATCGACTCCGTGCCAGTCCGGCTCGAACGAATCCGGCAAACTCACTGTCTGCATCTGGGTGGCACGCGTGAGATTCCCTTCGAGGAAAAGCGCGACTTGCTCTTCCATCGCCTGGAATCTCTTCCTGAGCATCCCAATGGCCTGCGCTTCTTCGCCTACGATGGCTCCGGCACCGAACTTCTCTCCAGGACCTACTACTCCATCGGCGGTGGATTTGTGGTGAATGAAGGTGACGCCCGCCGCGACACCTTGAATGCCGATCAGCGAGCCCTTTCCTTCCCCTACAAGACAGGCGATGATCTGCTGCGCATGGGCAAGGACTCAGGGCTCAGCATCAGCGAGATGACCCTTCGCAATGAAAGCGCCTGGCGCTCTGAGCAGGAGACACGTGCGTCCCTGCTGAAAGTGTGGCACGCGATGCAAGGGTGCGTGGAGCGCGGCTGTCATGCGGAAGGCACGCTGCCTGGGGGATTGAAAGTACAGCGCCGGGCACCTGGTCTATATCGTGAACTCACCTCAAAGCCGGAAGTCGCGCTCCAGGATCCTCTCACGGCGCTCGATTGGGTCAGCCTGTGGGCCATGGCCGTGAATGAAGAAAATGCCGCCGGTGGTCGCGTGGTCACCGCACCCACCAATGGAGCAGCGGGAATCCTGCCCGCCACCATGCATTACCTGTGTCGCGTCTTGCGCGTCACGGATGAGGACAAGATCGTGCGATTCCTCCTCACCGCGGGAGCCATTGGCCTGCTGTACAAGCTGAATGCCTCCATCTCCGGAGCGGAAGTGGGATGCCAGGGTGAAGTCGGCGTTGCGTGTTCCATGGCCGCAGCCGCACTGTGTGAAGCGCAAGGTGGCACCGTACCTCAAGTGGAGAATGCCGCTGAGATCGGCATGGAGCACAATCTCGGTCTCACCTGCGATCCGGTGGGTGGACTCGTGCAGGTGCCCTGCATCGAACGCAATGCCATGGGCGCCGTGAAAGCCATCCACGCCGCTCGCCTCGCCCTACACGGTGACGGCACTCACCGTGTGTCGCTCGACAAGGTCATCGCCACCATGCGCCAGACCGGCGCGGACATGAGCACCAAGTACAAGGAAACCTCCCGCGGCGGTCTCGCGGTCAATGTGACCGAGTGCTGA
- a CDS encoding glycine C-acetyltransferase, whose amino-acid sequence MSTTQQFLTHVSTQLENIREAGTTKRERILTTPQGSLVRANGGGAVLNLCANNYLGLAQHPSVRRAAHEALEHWGYGLASVRFICGTQQVHKELEEALSHFLGTEDTILYSSCFDANGGLFETLLGPEDAVISDELNHASIIDGIRLCKAKRYRYKNSDMTELEARLQEADAAGARFKLIATDGVFSMDGTIAPLKEICDLADKYGALTMVDDSHAVGFMGKHGRGTHEFRDVMGRIDILTGTLGKALGGASGGYTSGRKDIIALLRQRSRPYLFSNTLAPCIAGGSLEALRLLEASTKLRDQLESNTRYFREAMTMAGFNTVPGEHPIVPIMLGDAALATKFADAMLKRGVYVIGFSYPVVPVGKARIRTQISAAHTKAELEQAVTAFVEVKKELGV is encoded by the coding sequence ATGAGTACCACTCAACAATTTCTTACACATGTCTCCACGCAACTTGAAAACATCCGTGAAGCGGGCACCACGAAGCGCGAGCGTATCCTGACCACCCCGCAGGGCTCCCTCGTCCGCGCCAACGGTGGCGGCGCTGTGCTCAACCTGTGCGCGAACAACTACCTCGGCCTCGCTCAGCACCCCTCCGTGCGACGTGCGGCACATGAAGCGCTGGAGCACTGGGGCTACGGCCTCGCCAGTGTCCGCTTCATCTGTGGCACCCAGCAGGTGCACAAGGAACTGGAGGAGGCGCTCAGCCATTTCCTGGGCACGGAGGACACCATCCTCTACTCCTCCTGCTTTGATGCGAACGGTGGTCTCTTTGAAACGCTGCTCGGTCCCGAGGACGCCGTGATCAGTGACGAACTGAATCACGCGAGCATCATTGATGGCATCCGCCTCTGCAAAGCGAAGCGCTATCGCTACAAGAACTCCGACATGACGGAGCTGGAAGCGCGGTTGCAGGAAGCGGATGCCGCGGGCGCGCGGTTCAAGCTCATCGCCACGGACGGCGTCTTCTCCATGGATGGCACCATCGCACCGCTCAAAGAGATCTGCGATCTGGCGGACAAGTATGGCGCGCTCACCATGGTGGACGACTCGCATGCCGTGGGCTTCATGGGCAAGCACGGTCGCGGCACGCATGAGTTCCGCGACGTGATGGGCCGCATCGACATCCTCACTGGAACGCTCGGGAAAGCACTGGGCGGCGCCTCCGGTGGCTACACCAGCGGACGAAAGGACATCATCGCCCTGCTGCGCCAGCGCTCGCGGCCCTATCTTTTCTCCAATACTCTGGCGCCCTGTATCGCCGGTGGGTCCCTCGAAGCATTGCGACTGCTGGAGGCATCCACCAAGCTGCGCGACCAACTGGAATCCAACACGCGCTACTTCCGCGAAGCGATGACCATGGCCGGGTTCAATACCGTACCCGGTGAGCATCCCATCGTGCCCATCATGCTGGGTGATGCCGCCCTGGCGACGAAGTTCGCCGATGCCATGCTGAAGCGCGGTGTGTACGTCATCGGCTTCAGCTACCCGGTGGTCCCGGTGGGCAAGGCACGCATCCGCACCCAAATCAGCGCTGCACATACGAAGGCGGAATTGGAACAAGCAGTCACCGCCTTTGTCGAAGTGAAAAAGGAGCTGGGTGTGTAG
- a CDS encoding ATP-binding protein encodes MKAKKYLIVGPPGAGKSTLLSWLPSYGICTVVDLENIGGKENYALPTAQQHERNKRVQFLEILEKTDFKHPLFVGCADLDPNPLVTRFEIIFLFHSDKEQYLSWVEKRNLARGDKRGQSEEINYGHMLNFRARQKHKFEFEPARFKGNPGKLASAVWQEIDPKLLHRWPTRPS; translated from the coding sequence ATGAAAGCGAAGAAGTACTTGATTGTTGGTCCGCCCGGAGCTGGCAAAAGCACGCTGCTAAGCTGGCTCCCAAGCTACGGAATTTGTACGGTCGTCGATTTGGAAAATATTGGCGGTAAAGAGAACTACGCCCTGCCTACCGCACAGCAGCATGAACGTAACAAACGAGTTCAGTTCTTGGAGATTTTGGAGAAGACCGACTTTAAACATCCTCTCTTTGTTGGATGCGCTGACCTCGATCCCAATCCTCTCGTGACAAGATTTGAGATCATCTTTCTATTTCACTCTGACAAGGAGCAATATCTCAGCTGGGTTGAAAAAAGAAACTTGGCTCGAGGCGACAAGAGAGGCCAATCAGAAGAGATAAACTATGGTCACATGCTCAATTTCCGAGCGCGTCAAAAACACAAATTTGAGTTTGAACCGGCTCGTTTTAAGGGCAACCCAGGCAAATTAGCGTCTGCAGTATGGCAAGAAATTGACCCAAAGCTTCTGCATCGTTGGCCAACGCGCCCCAGCTGA
- the tdh gene encoding L-threonine 3-dehydrogenase, which translates to MKALVKAKSERGLWLQDVPEPTIGINDVLIRVHKTGICGTDLHIYKWDAWAQRTIPVPMVVGHEFVGEVVEVGSNVSDFHPGEIVSAEGHVVCGRCRNCLAGRRHLCKDTVGIGVNRTGAFAEYISVPMTNVWHHRDDVDKEVASIFDPFGNAVHTALAFEVLGEDVLITGAGPIGIMAAAVVKHAGARHVVVTDVNDYRLDLAKKMGATVALNVTRGSLADVQKKLGIREGFDVGLEMSGNPQAFRDMIDNMCHGGRIAMLGIPSEQIAIDWTKVVFNMLTIHGIYGREMYETWYQMTVMLETGLDIKPVITHRYHYTEFEKGFAAMESGQSGKVILDWQT; encoded by the coding sequence ATGAAAGCCCTCGTCAAAGCAAAGTCGGAACGCGGCCTCTGGCTGCAAGACGTGCCCGAGCCCACCATCGGCATCAATGATGTCCTGATTCGGGTGCACAAGACTGGCATCTGCGGCACGGATCTGCACATCTACAAGTGGGATGCGTGGGCACAGCGGACCATTCCTGTGCCCATGGTCGTGGGACATGAGTTCGTGGGCGAAGTCGTGGAAGTGGGCTCAAACGTGAGCGACTTCCACCCCGGCGAAATCGTCAGCGCGGAGGGACACGTGGTGTGTGGCCGCTGTCGTAACTGCCTCGCGGGACGTCGTCATCTTTGCAAAGATACCGTAGGCATCGGCGTGAATCGGACCGGAGCCTTCGCCGAATACATCAGCGTGCCCATGACGAATGTGTGGCACCATCGGGATGATGTGGACAAGGAAGTGGCTTCCATCTTTGACCCCTTTGGCAATGCCGTGCACACGGCGCTCGCGTTTGAGGTGCTGGGAGAAGATGTGCTCATCACCGGTGCAGGGCCCATCGGCATCATGGCGGCCGCAGTGGTGAAGCACGCTGGCGCCCGCCATGTGGTGGTAACAGATGTGAACGACTACCGTCTTGATCTAGCGAAGAAGATGGGTGCGACGGTGGCCCTCAATGTGACTCGCGGCAGCCTGGCCGATGTGCAGAAGAAGCTCGGCATACGCGAAGGCTTCGACGTGGGTCTCGAAATGAGCGGTAACCCACAGGCCTTCCGCGACATGATCGACAACATGTGCCATGGCGGACGCATCGCCATGCTCGGCATTCCCTCGGAGCAGATTGCGATCGACTGGACGAAAGTCGTATTCAACATGCTCACCATCCATGGTATCTACGGTCGTGAAATGTATGAGACCTGGTACCAGATGACGGTGATGCTGGAGACTGGGCTCGATATCAAGCCGGTCATCACGCACCGCTATCACTACACCGAGTTCGAGAAGGGCTTCGCCGCCATGGAGAGCGGACAAAGCGGCAAGGTAATCCTGGACTGGCAAACTTAA
- a CDS encoding helix-turn-helix domain-containing protein yields MPRKSAKSVPRPAAEPAEAISRHLGNRVKQLRAERGWSLEALAGASGVSKSMLSEIEREQANPTLAVTLRIAQAFELSLGELIGAPGATSGIRVIRNADRAYHYRSDDHCRIRTLSPLNLEKDVEFYEVTLQPEGALRSQAHFEGTREFLTVVKGQVKVESGGDNELLHHGDSSNYRADVPHAIVNAGRSEAVVFLVVIYR; encoded by the coding sequence ATGCCAAGGAAATCCGCCAAGTCCGTTCCCCGACCCGCCGCCGAACCCGCAGAGGCCATCAGCCGCCATCTTGGGAATCGGGTGAAACAACTGCGCGCGGAGCGTGGCTGGTCCCTGGAGGCGCTGGCGGGCGCGAGTGGCGTGAGCAAGTCGATGCTGAGCGAAATTGAGCGCGAGCAGGCCAATCCCACGCTGGCCGTGACCCTGCGCATCGCCCAGGCGTTTGAGCTGAGCCTTGGGGAATTGATTGGTGCCCCGGGTGCCACGTCCGGCATCCGTGTCATTCGCAATGCGGACCGTGCTTATCACTATCGTTCCGATGATCATTGTCGGATTCGCACGCTGAGCCCGCTGAATCTGGAAAAGGACGTGGAGTTTTATGAGGTGACCCTGCAGCCGGAGGGTGCTTTGCGCAGCCAGGCGCACTTTGAAGGCACGCGTGAGTTCCTCACGGTAGTAAAGGGGCAGGTGAAAGTGGAGTCCGGCGGAGACAACGAACTCCTGCACCATGGGGACTCGTCAAACTATCGTGCCGACGTCCCACACGCGATCGTCAATGCTGGCCGCAGCGAGGCCGTGGTGTTTCTCGTGGTGATCTACCGGTGA
- a CDS encoding M60 family metallopeptidase codes for MKLLLPQYFLAVACLLGATASGQMPPELVKAERAKILEGVGSVPKTGAPGPIAIWGTMAFPILSAPDRQGAELAVAAAAGYGKGRVILFGHNSYLTGSEGGDHAKLMENCVKWAGGKASPRVGLKQVNAVNFYKEHGFNSTKAFTGPLEKKTLNDFDVIIINIQAVTDPAEGEALAAWVKEGGGVVAGMTGWAFEQTSGGKNLAVAHGVNRALMPAGIAITDMSAFDQLPSFQGRADLPAMMNASVAIAAIKKQGGGGTAPSAEELKQGMSAIQVALASQPPDRNNLRDAVVAAIGGMGSATPVPTKAEPLTEVKNPADRLRLGMETRVLRLAPGSAAAAHPAHAAFPGKAPADAARITQEVKVNPGIPGWTSTGLYAVAGEPITVTLPANLTGKGYAVRIGCHSDTLYHLDSWSRAPDITKSVALESVETKAASAFGGLIYIEVPGRASSDAPFSAGIKGGIAAPLFVLGQDDDAKWNNEIKSRPAPWAELACDKVILSVPSEVARTVKNPTELMAFWKRVVEAQDDVSNQTAERKRPERMVADVQISAGFMHSGYPIMIHVPEAMEMVTYGRIKFPGWGFYHEIGHNHQRDTFTFAGTGEVTNNVIGMYCYHAVLQKDWLIGHPAISEESRKKNVQKIKAASDKWAAWKADPFLALTTYIQLVQGFGWDSWKKYLHSFADSSYGPTPKNDDERRDQFLVRYSKIVNKNLGPFFDAWGIPVSSSAKAEVSKFEAWMPKEM; via the coding sequence ATGAAATTGCTGCTGCCTCAGTACTTCCTCGCTGTCGCCTGTCTACTGGGCGCCACGGCTTCCGGGCAGATGCCGCCGGAACTCGTCAAAGCGGAACGCGCCAAGATCCTGGAAGGCGTAGGCTCCGTGCCCAAGACAGGTGCGCCGGGTCCGATAGCGATCTGGGGCACCATGGCGTTTCCCATCCTCTCCGCACCGGATCGTCAGGGAGCAGAGCTCGCCGTGGCTGCCGCAGCGGGATATGGAAAGGGACGTGTCATTCTCTTTGGGCACAACAGCTACCTCACGGGCAGCGAAGGCGGTGACCATGCGAAGCTGATGGAGAATTGCGTGAAGTGGGCTGGAGGCAAGGCCAGTCCACGTGTCGGGCTCAAGCAGGTGAACGCAGTCAATTTCTACAAGGAGCATGGCTTCAACTCCACGAAGGCCTTCACGGGGCCTTTGGAGAAGAAGACGCTGAATGACTTCGATGTCATCATCATCAACATCCAGGCCGTGACGGATCCCGCAGAGGGGGAGGCGCTGGCAGCGTGGGTGAAAGAGGGTGGTGGTGTGGTGGCAGGCATGACAGGTTGGGCCTTTGAGCAGACCAGCGGTGGAAAGAACCTCGCCGTGGCGCATGGCGTGAATCGAGCCCTGATGCCGGCAGGCATTGCCATCACGGACATGAGTGCCTTTGATCAGCTGCCATCGTTCCAAGGTCGCGCCGATTTGCCGGCCATGATGAATGCCTCCGTGGCCATCGCTGCAATCAAGAAGCAAGGTGGCGGGGGTACTGCACCCTCGGCGGAAGAGCTGAAGCAGGGCATGAGCGCCATCCAGGTGGCTCTGGCCTCCCAGCCGCCAGATCGCAACAACCTGCGTGATGCGGTGGTCGCAGCGATTGGAGGCATGGGGAGTGCCACACCTGTGCCGACGAAGGCGGAACCCCTCACCGAAGTCAAAAATCCCGCGGACCGCCTTCGCCTCGGCATGGAGACACGGGTGCTGCGTCTCGCACCGGGCAGCGCCGCTGCGGCACATCCTGCGCATGCAGCGTTCCCCGGAAAGGCTCCGGCGGATGCAGCGCGCATCACGCAAGAGGTGAAGGTGAATCCGGGAATCCCGGGTTGGACCAGCACGGGGTTGTATGCCGTCGCTGGCGAACCTATCACTGTGACCTTGCCTGCAAATCTCACAGGCAAGGGATATGCGGTGCGTATCGGCTGCCACTCGGACACGCTGTATCACCTCGATAGCTGGTCCCGTGCACCGGACATCACCAAGTCCGTCGCGCTTGAGTCTGTCGAGACCAAAGCTGCAAGCGCGTTTGGTGGTCTAATCTACATCGAGGTGCCGGGTCGCGCTTCGAGTGATGCGCCCTTCTCCGCGGGCATCAAGGGGGGCATCGCCGCGCCTCTGTTTGTACTGGGGCAGGATGATGACGCAAAGTGGAACAATGAGATCAAAAGTCGCCCGGCACCCTGGGCAGAGCTGGCCTGTGACAAGGTGATTCTTTCCGTGCCCTCCGAAGTGGCCCGCACTGTGAAGAATCCCACGGAGCTCATGGCGTTTTGGAAAAGGGTGGTGGAGGCGCAGGATGATGTGAGCAACCAGACCGCCGAACGTAAACGCCCCGAGCGCATGGTGGCGGACGTGCAAATCAGTGCTGGCTTCATGCATTCCGGGTACCCCATCATGATTCACGTCCCGGAAGCGATGGAGATGGTGACGTATGGACGGATCAAGTTTCCGGGCTGGGGGTTCTACCATGAGATTGGGCACAATCATCAACGGGACACTTTCACCTTTGCGGGTACGGGCGAGGTTACGAACAATGTCATCGGCATGTACTGCTACCACGCCGTGCTGCAGAAGGACTGGCTCATCGGTCACCCCGCCATCAGCGAGGAATCGCGTAAGAAGAATGTGCAGAAGATCAAGGCCGCCTCGGACAAGTGGGCCGCATGGAAGGCAGACCCCTTCCTGGCGCTCACCACCTACATCCAGCTCGTGCAAGGATTCGGCTGGGACAGCTGGAAAAAATACCTGCACAGCTTTGCCGACAGCAGCTATGGCCCCACGCCGAAGAATGATGACGAGCGTCGTGATCAATTTCTCGTCCGATATTCAAAAATCGTGAACAAGAACCTCGGACCCTTCTTCGATGCATGGGGCATCCCGGTAAGCTCCAGTGCGAAGGCGGAGGTTTCAAAATTCGAAGCGTGGATGCCAAAAGAGATGTGA